From Triticum aestivum cultivar Chinese Spring chromosome 4A, IWGSC CS RefSeq v2.1, whole genome shotgun sequence, a single genomic window includes:
- the LOC123085859 gene encoding bidirectional sugar transporter SWEET16, which produces MADPSFFVGIVGNIISILVFTSPIATFRRVVRNKSTEEFRWLPYVTTLLCTSLWAFYGLLKPGGLLIITVNAAGAALQATYVALYLAYAPRDTKVKMAKVVVGVNICFFAAVVVVGLVALHGAVRLFAVGVLCSALTIAMYAAPMVAMRTVVKTRSVEYMPFSLSFFLFLNGGIWSVYSLLVKDYFIGIPNAMGFVMGTAQLALYMAYRNKKKLVVLKEEDEEKGAVHLMGQVELGQAKVPSLKKGLSLPMPSSLPSPLHGFGNLIKALSATPLELHSVLSQHERVGAKEEHHDDEHAYSSK; this is translated from the exons ATGGCCGATCCAAGCTTCTTCGTCGGAATCGTTG GGAACATAATCTCCATACTCGTCTTCACATCTCCAAT TGCGACTTTCCGGAGGGTCGTGCGGAACAAGAGCACGGAGGAGTTCCGGTGGCTGCCCTACGTCACCACCCTCCTCTGCACCTCCCTCTGGGCCTTCTATGGCCTCCTCAAGCCCGGCGGCCtcctcatcatcaccgtcaacgcCGCCGGCGCCGCTCTGCAGGCCACCTACGTCGCCCTCTACCTGGCCTATGCCCCCAGGGACACCAAG gtgaagatggcgaagGTGGTGGTGGGAGTGAACATCTGCTTCTTTGCCGCGGTCGTCGTGGTGGGGCTGGTGGCGCTGCACGGCGCCGTCCGGCTGTTCGCGGTGGGGGTTCTCTGCTCCGCTCTCACCATCGCAATGTATGCTGCGCCCATGGTCGCAATG AGGACAGTGGTGAAGACCCGGAGCGTGGAGTACATGCCCTTCTCCCtgtccttcttcctcttcctcaacgGCGGCATCTGGAGCGTCTACTCCCTGCTCGTCAAGGACTACTTCATCGGG ATCCCCAACGCCATGGGTTTTGTGATGGGCACGGCGCAGCTGGCGCTGTACATGGCGTACCGGAACAAGAAGAAGCTCGTGGTGctcaaggaggaggacgaggagaaagGGGCGGTGCACCTGATGGGACAGGTAGAGCTGGGCCAGGCCAAGGTGCCGTCGTTGAAGAAGGGGCTGAGCCTGCCGATGCCCTCGTCCCTGCCGTCGCCGTTGCACGGGTTTGGCAACCTAATCAAGGCCTTGTCCGCCACCCCCCTGGAGCTGCACTCTGTCTTGAGCCAGCACGAGCGCGTCGGTGCTAAGGAGGAGCACCACGACGACGAGCATGCCTACTCGTCCAAGTGA